A single window of Silurus meridionalis isolate SWU-2019-XX chromosome 11, ASM1480568v1, whole genome shotgun sequence DNA harbors:
- the LOC124393120 gene encoding mucin-12-like isoform X27 — MWCCKRLWLLLIALVHILDVRALGVWNRRPAQDWYSVDVKMGLDQTQGSSFLPDGGHNSTARRDESKANAGALQNSVVSHAGLSSSDALGTGFSGQSENIFNTIQGFQTQNVGLCAQSTSDQDVPTPEIQTSHGVQSFGMSNHQGLPSPCGGSQTGPAFIVTQQTSENAMSSGSMLGTSSFTNGYQTQGLTGYGLFQGLVSQFGSSQTQPGTNQLSFAPASTVTQQVTDSATTGGSSSFSIPSSPSGSQSPSAYWLSLGLSSPYGGFQTQPGTNQLGSVPASTVTQQVTDSATTGGSPSGSQSSTGYGLFQGLVSQFGSSQTQPGTNQLSSAPASTVTQQVTDSATTGGSPSGSQSSTGYGLFQGLVSQFGSSQTQPGTNQLSSAPASTVTQQVTDSATTGGSSSFSIPSSPSGSQSPSAYWLSLGLSSPYGGFQTQPGTNQLGSVPASTVTQQVTDSATTGGSPSGSQSSTGYGLFQGLVSQFGSSQTQPGTNQLSSAPASTVTQQVTDSATTGGSPSGSQSPSAYWLSLGLSSPYGGFQTQPGTNQLGSVPASTVTQQVTDSATTGDSPSGSQSSTGYGLFQGLVSQFGSSQTQPGTNQLSSAPASTVTQQVTDSATTGGSPSGSQSSTGYGLFQGLVSQFGSSQTQPGTNQLSSAPASTVTQQVTDSATTGGSSSFSIPSSPSGSQSPSAYWLSLGLSSPYGGFQTQPGTNQLSFAPASTVTQQVTDSATTGGSPSGSQSPSAYWLSLGLSSPYGGFQTQPGTNQLSSAPASTVTQQVTDSATTGGSPSGSQSSTGYGLFQGLVSQFGSSQTQPGTNQLSSAPASTVTQQVTDSATTGGSSSFSIPSSPSGSQSPSAYWLSLGLSSPYGGFQTQPGTNQLASVPASTVTQQVTDSATTGGSSSFSISSSPSGSQSSTGYGLFQGLVNQFGSTQTQPGTNQLSSAPASTVTQQSAETGPSISPPVSLSSSLSGSHSPSAYWLSLGLSSPYGGFQTQPGTNQLSSAPASTVTQQVTDSATTGGSPSGSQSSTGYGLFQGLSSHDGGFQTQPGTNQLSSAPASTVTQQVTDSATTGGSSSFSIPSSPSGSQSSTGYGLFQGLVSQFGSSQTQQGTNQLSSAPASTVTQQSAESGPSISPPVSLSSSLSGSQSPSAYWLSLGLSSPFGGFQTQPGTNQLGSVPASTVTQQVTDSAPTGGSPSGSQSSTGYGLFQGLVSQFGSSQTQPGTNQLSFAPASTVTQQVTDSATTGGSSSFSIPSSPSGSQSPSAYWLSLGLSSPYGGFQTQPGTNQLGSVPASTVTQQVTDSATTGDSPSGSQSSTGYGLFQGLVSQFGSSQTQPGTNQLSSAPALTVTQQVTDSATTGGSPSGSQSPSAYWLSLGLSSPYGGFQTQPGTNQLGSVPASTVTQQVTDSATTGGSSSFSIPSSPSGSQSPSAYWLSLGLSSPYGGFQTQPGTNQLGSVPASTVTQQVTDSATTGDSPSGSQSSTGYGLFQGLVSQFGSSQTQPGTNQLSSAPASTVTQQVTDSATTGGSPSGSQSSTGYGLFQGLVSQFGSSQTQPGTNQLSFAPASTVTQQVTDSATTGGSSSFSIPSSPSGSQSPSAYWLSLGLSSPYGGFQTQPGTNQLGSVPASTVTQQVTDSATTGGSPSGSQSSTGYGLFQGLVSQFGSSQTQPGTNQLSSAPASTVTQQVTDSATTGGSSSFSIPSSPSGSQSPSAYWLSLGLSSPYGGFQTQPGTNQLGSVPASTVTQQVTDSATTGGSPSGSQSPSAYWLSLGLSSPYGGFQTQPGTNQLGSVPASTVTQQVTDSATTGGSPSGSQSSTGYGLFQGLVSQFGSSQTQPGTNQLSFAPASTVTQQVTDSATTGGSSSFSIPSSPSGSQSPSAYWLSLGLSSPYGGFQTQPGTNQLGSVPASTVTQQVTDSATTGGSPSGSQSSTGYGLFQGLVSQFGSSQTQPGTNQLSSAPASTVTQQVTDSATTGGSPSGSQSSTGYGLFQGLVSQFGSSQTQPGTNQLSSAPASTVTQQVTDSATTGGSPSGSQSSTGYGLFQGLVSQFGSSQTQPGTNQLSSAPASTVTQQVTDSATTGGSSSFSIPSSPSGSQSPSAYWLSLGLSSPYGGFQTQPGTNQLSSAPASTVTQQVTDSATTGGSSSFSIPSSPSGSQSSTGYGLFQGLSSPYGGFQTQPGTNQLSSAPASTVTQQVTDSATTGGSPSGSQSSTGYGLFQGLSSHDGGFQTQPGTNQLSSAPASTVTQQVTDSATTGGSSSFSIPSSPSGSQSSTGYGLFQGLVSQFGSSQTQQGTNQLSSAPASTVTQQSAESGPSISPPVSLSSSLSGSQSPSAYWLSLGLSSPFGGFQTQPGTNQLGSVPASTVTQQVTDSATTGGSSSFSISSSPSGSQSSTGYGLFQGLVNQFGSTQTQPGTNQLSSAPASTVTQQSAETGPSISPPVSLSSSLSGSQSSTGYGLFQGLSSHDGGFQTQPGTNQLSSAPASTVTQQVTDSSTTGGSSSFSIPSSPSGSQSPSAYWLSLGLSSPYGGFQTQPGTNQLGSVPASTVTQQVTDSGTTGGSPSGSQSSSGYGLFQGLVSQSGSSQTQPGTNQLSSVPALTVTQQSVESGPSISPPVSLSSSLSGSQSPSAYWLSLGLSSPYGGFQTQQGTNQLSSAPASTVTQQVTGSATTGGSPSGSQSSTGYGLSQQGTNYLGSVTALTSSSASSAFQSQTLSQEQSHNVQQLGTFNQMLPAFWFGHQSCKNNVFSGSSNISKLTSH, encoded by the exons ATGTGGTGCTGCAAAAG GCTCTGGTTACTCTTAATTGCTTTAGTTCACATACTGGATGTAAGGGCACTTGGAG TGTGGAACAGAAGGCCTGCACAGGATTGGTACAGTGTTGATGTAAAGATGGGTCTTGATCAGACTCAAGGAAGCAGTTTCCTTCCTGATGGTGGCCACAACTCCACAGCCAGGAGGGATGAAAGTAAAGCCAATGCTGGAGCTTTGCAAAATAGTGTAGTCTCTCATGCAGGCTTATCTTCATCAGATGCCCTGGGAACTGGATTTTCTGGTCAGTCAGAGAATATATTTAACACCATTCAAGGCTTCCAAACTCAGAATGTTGGTTTGTGTGCTCAATCCACATCTGATCAGGATGTTCCAACCCCTGAGATTCAGACCAGCCATGGGGTTCAATCTTTTGGCATGTCAAACCATCAAGGGCTTCCAAGCCCATGTGGTGGTAGTCAAACAGGCCCTGCCTTTATTGTGACTCAGCAGACCTCAGAAAATGCAATGTCCAGTGGTTCAATGCTTGGTACATCAAGCTTTACCAATGGTTATCAAACCCAAGGCTTGACTGGCTATGGACTGTTTCAAGGGCTTGTGAGCCAGTTTGGTAGTTCCCagacacagccaggcacaaatcaaCTGAGTTTTGCTCCTGCTTCAACTGTGACCCAGCAGGTAACTGACAGTGCTACAACAGGAGGCTCCTCTAGTTTCAGCATCCCAAGCTCtcctagtggttctcaaagccCCTCTGCCTATTGGCTTTCCCTAGGCCTTTCCAGCCCATATGGTGGTTTCCagacacagccaggcacaaatcaaCTGGGCTCTGTTCCTGCTTCAACTGTGACCCAGCAGGTAACTGACAGTGCTACAACAGGAGGCTCtcctagtggttctcaaagctcAACTGGCTATGGACTGTTTCAAGGACTTGTGAGCCAGTTTGGTAGTTCCCagacacagccaggcacaaatcaactgagttctgctcctgcttcaactgtgacccagcaggtaactgacagtgctacaacaggaggctctcctagtggttctcaaagctcAACTGGTTATGGACTGTTTCAAGGACTTGTGAGCCAGTTTGGTAGTTCCCagacacagccaggcacaaatcaaCTGAGTTCTGCTCCTGCTTCAACTGTGACCCAGCAGGTAACTGACAGTGCTACAACAGGAGGCTCCTCTAGTTTCAGCATCCCAAGCTCtcctagtggttctcaaagccCCTCTGCCTATTGGCTTTCCCTAGGCCTTTCCAGCCCATATGGTGGTTTCCagacacagccaggcacaaatcaaCTGGGCTCTGTTCCTGCTTCAACTGTGACCCAGCAGGTAACTGACAGTGCTACAACAGGAGGCTCtcctagtggttctcaaagctcAACTGGCTATGGACTGTTTCAAGGACTTGTGAGCCAGTTTGGTAGTTCCCagacacagccaggcacaaatcaactgagttctgctcctgcttcaactgtgacccagcaggtaactgacagtgctacaacaggaggctctcctagtggttctcaaagccCCTCTGCCTATTGGCTTTCCCTAGGCCTTTCCAGCCCTTATGGTGGTTTCCagacacagccaggcacaaatcaaCTGGGCTCTGTTCCTGCTTCAACTGTGACCCAGCAGGTAACTGACAGTGCTACAACAGGAGACTCtcctagtggttctcaaagctcAACTGGCTATGGACTGTTTCAAGGACTTGTGAGCCAGTTTGGTAGTTCCCagacacagccaggcacaaatcaactgagttctgctcctgcttcaactgtgacccagcaggtaactgacagtgctacaacaggaggctctcctagtggttctcaaagctcAACTGGTTATGGACTGTTTCAAGGACTTGTGAGCCAGTTTGGTAGTTCCCagacacagccaggcacaaatcaaCTGAGTTCTGCTCCTGCTTCAACTGTGACCCAGCAGGTAACTGACAGTGCTACAACAGGAG GCTCCTCTAGTTTCAGCATCCCAAGCTCtcctagtggttctcaaagccCCTCTGCCTATTGGCTTTCCCTAGGCCTTTCCAGCCCATATGGTGGCTTCCagacacagccaggcacaaatcaactgagttttgctcctgcttcaactgtgacccagcaggtaactgacagtgctacaacaggaggctctcctagtggttctcaaagccCCTCTGCCTATTGGCTTTCCCTAGGCCTTTCCAGCCCTTATGGTGGTTTCCagacacagccag gcacaaatcaaCTGAGTTCTGCTCCTGCTTCAACTGTGACCCAGCAGGTAACTGACAGTGCTACAACAGGAG GCTCtcctagtggttctcaaagctcAACTGGTTATGGACTGTTTCAAGGACTTGTGAGCCAGTTTGGTAGTTCCCagacacagccaggcacaaatcaactgagttctgctcctgcttcaactgtgacccagcaggtaactgacagtgctacaacaggag GCTCCTCTAGTTTCAGCATCCCAAGCTCtcctagtg GTTCTCAAAGCCCCTCTGCCTATTGGCTTTCCCTAGGCCTTTCCAGCCCATATGGTGGTTTCCagacacagccaggcacaaatcaaCTGGCCTCTGTTCCTGCTTCAACTGTGACCCAGCAGGTAACTGACAGTGCTACAACAGGAGGCTCCTCTAGTTTCAGCATCTCCAGCTCtcctagtggttctcaaagctcAACTGGCTATGGACTGTTTCAAGGACTTGTGAACCAGTTTGGTAGTACCCagacacagccaggcacaaatcaaCTGAGTTCTGCTCCTGCTTCAACTGTGACCCAACAGTCTGCTGAGACTGGACCATCCATTAGCCCTCCTGTTTCATTGTCCTCCAGTTTGAGTGGTTCTCACAGCCCCTCTGCCTATTGGCTTTCCCTAGGCCTTTCCAGCCCATATGGTGGTTTCCagacacagccaggcacaaatcaactgagttctgctcctgcttcaactgtgacccagcaggtaactgacagtgctacaacaggaggctctcctagtggttctcaaagctcAACTGGCTATGGACTGTTTCAAGGACTTTCCAGCCATGATGGTGGTTTCCagacacagccaggcacaaatcaaCTGAGTTCTGCTCCTGCTTCAACTGTGACCCAGCAGGTAACTGACAGTGCTACAACAGGAGGCTCCTCTAGTTTCAGCATCCCAAGCTCtcctagtggttctcaaagctcAACTGGCTATGGACTGTTTCAAGGACTTGTGAGCCAGTTTGGTAGTTCCCAGACACAGCAAGGCACAAATCAACTGAGTTCTGCTCCTGCTTCAACTGTAACCCAACAGTCTGCTGAGAGTGGACCATCCATTAGCCCTCCTGTTTCATTGTCCTCCAGTTTGAGTGGGTCTCAAAGCCCCTCTGCCTATTGGCTTTCCCTAGGCCTTTCCAGCCCATTTGGTGGTTTCCAGACACAGCCAGGAACAAATCAACTGGGCTCTGTTCCTGCTTCAACTGTGACCCAGCAGGTAACTGACAGTGCTCCAACAGGAGGCTCtcctagtggttctcaaagctcAACTGGCTATGGACTGTTTCAAGGACTTGTGAGCCAGTTTGGTAGTTCCCagacacagccaggcacaaatcaaCTGAGTTTTGCTCCTGCTTCAACTGTGACCCAGCAGGTAACTGACAGTGCTACAACAGGAGGCTCCTCTAGTTTCAGCATCCCAA gctctcctagtggttctcaaagccCCTCTGCCTATTGGCTTTCCCTAGGCCTTTCCAGCCCTTATGGTGGTTTCCagacacagccaggcacaaatcaaCTGGGCTCTGTTCCTGCTTCAACTGTGACCCAGCAGGTAACTGACAGTGCTACAACAGGAGACTCtcctagtggttctcaaagctcAACTGGCTATGGACTGTTTCAAGGACTTGTGAGCCAGTTTGGTAGTTCCCagacacagccaggcacaaatcaactgagttctgctcctgctttaactgtgacccagcaggtaactgacagtgctacaacaggaggctctcctagtggttctcaaagccCCTCTGCCTATTGGCTTTCCCTAGGCCTTTCCAGCCCTTATGGTGGTTTCCagacacagccaggcacaaatcaaCTGGGCTCTGTTCCTGCTTCAACTGTGACCCAGCAGGTAACTGACAGTGCTACAACAGGAG GCTCCTCTAGTTTCAGCATCCCAA gctctcctagtggttctcaaagccCCTCTGCCTATTGGCTTTCCCTAGGCCTTTCCAGCCCTTATGGTGGTTTCCagacacagccaggcacaaatcaaCTGGGCTCTGTTCCTGCTTCAACTGTGACCCAGCAGGTAACTGACAGTGCTACAACAGGAGACTCtcctagtggttctcaaagctcAACTGGCTATGGACTGTTTCAAGGACTTGTGAGCCAGTTTGGTAGTTCCCagacacagccag gcacaaatcaactgagttctgctcctgcttcaactgtgacccagcaggtaactgacagtgctacaacaggaggctctcctagtggttctcaaagctcAACTGGTTATGGACTGTTTCAAGGACTTGTGAGCCAGTTTGGTAGTTCCCagacacagccaggcacaaatcaaCTGAGTTTTGCTCCTGCTTCAACTGTGACCCAGCAGGTAACTGACAGTGCTACAACAGGAGGCTCCTCTAGTTTCAGCATCCCAAGCTCtcctagtggttctcaaagccCCTCTGCCTATTGGCTTTCCCTAGGCCTTTCCAGCCCATATGGTGGTTTCCagacacagccaggcacaaatcaaCTGGGCTCTGTTCCTGCTTCAACTGTGACCCAGCAGGTAACTGACAGTGCTACAACAGGAGGCTCtcctagtggttctcaaagctcAACTGGCTATGGACTGTTTCAAGGACTTGTGAGCCAGTTTGGTAGTTCCCagacacagccaggcacaaatcaactgagttctgctcctgcttcaactgtgacccagcaggtaactgacagtgctacaacaggag GCTCCTCTAGTTTCAGCATCCCAAGCTCtcctagtggttctcaaagccCCTCTGCCTATTGGCTTTCCCTAGGCCTTTCCAGCCCATATGGTGGTTTCCagacacagccaggcacaaatcaaCTGGGCTCTGTTCCTGCTTCAACTGTGACCCAGCAGGTAACTGACAGTGCTACAACAGGAG gctctcctagtggttctcaaagccCCTCTGCCTATTGGCTTTCCCTAGGCCTTTCCAGCCCTTATGGTGGTTTCCagacacagccaggcacaaatcaaCTGGGCTCTGTTCCTGCTTCAACTGTGACCCAGCAGGTAACTGACAGTGCTACAACAGGAGGCTCtcctagtggttctcaaagctcAACTGGCTATGGACTGTTTCAAGGACTTGTGAGCCAGTTTGGTAGTTCCCagacacagccaggcacaaatcaaCTGAGTTTTGCTCCTGCTTCAACTGTGACCCAGCAGGTAACTGACAGTGCTACAACAGGAGGCTCCTCTAGTTTCAGCATCCCAAGCTCtcctagtggttctcaaagccCCTCTGCCTATTGGCTTTCCCTAGGCCTTTCCAGCCCATATGGTGGTTTCCagacacagccaggcacaaatcaaCTGGGCTCTGTTCCTGCTTCAACTGTGACCCAGCAGGTAACTGACAGTGCTACAACAGGAGGCTCtcctagtggttctcaaagctcAACTGGCTATGGACTGTTTCAAGGACTTGTGAGCCAGTTTGGTAGTTCCCagacacagccaggcacaaatcaactgagttctgctcctgcttcaactgtgacccagcaggtaactgacagtgctacaacaggaggctctcctagtggttctcaaagctcAACTGGTTATGGACTGTTTCAAGGACTTGTGAGCCAGTTTGGTAGTTCCCagacacagccaggcacaaatcaaCTGAGTTCTGCTCCTGCTTCAACTGTGACCCAGCAGGTAACTGACAGTGCTACAACAGGAG GCTCtcctagtggttctcaaagctcAACTGGTTATGGACTGTTTCAAGGACTTGTGAGCCAGTTTGGTAGTTCCCagacacagccaggcacaaatcaactgagttctgctcctgcttcaactgtgacccagcaggtaactgacagtgctacaacaggag GCTCCTCTAGTTTCAGCATCCCAAGCTCtcctagtggttctcaaagccCCTCTGCCTATTGGCTTTCCCTAG GCCTTTCCAGCCCATATGGTGGTTTCCagacacagccaggcacaaatcaaCTGAGTTCTGCTCCTGCTTCAACTGTGACCCAGCAGGTAACTGACAGTGCTACAACAGGAGGCTCCTCTAGTTTCAGCATCCCAAGCTCtcctagtg GTTCTCAAAGCTCAACTGGCTATGGACTGTTTCAAGGACTTTCCAGCCCATATGGTGGTTTCCagacacagccaggcacaaatcaactgagttctgctcctgcttcaactgtgacccagcaggtaactgacagtgctacaacaggaggctctcctagtggttctcaaagctcAACTGGCTATGGACTGTTTCAAGGACTTTCCAGCCATGATGGTGGTTTCCagacacagccaggcacaaatcaaCTGAGTTCTGCTCCTGCTTCAACTGTGACCCAGCAGGTAACTGACAGTGCTACAACAGGAG GCTCCTCTAGTTTCAGCATCCCAAGCTCtcctagtggttctcaaagctcAACTGGCTATGGACTGTTTCAAGGACTTGTGAGCCAGTTTGGTAGTTCCCAGACACAGCAAGGCACAAATCAACTGAGTTCTGCTCCTGCTTCAACTGTAACCCAACAGTCTGCTGAGAGTGGACCATCCATTAGCCCTCCTGTTTCATTGTCCTCCAGTTTGAGTGGGTCTCAAAGCCCCTCTGCCTATTGGCTTTCCCTAGGCCTTTCCAGCCCATTTGGTGGTTTCCAGACACAGCCAGGAACAAATCAACTGGGCTCTGTTCCTGCTTCAACTGTGACCCAGCAGGTAACTGACAGTGCTACAACAGGAG GCTCCTCTAGTTTCAGCATCTCCAGCTCtcctagtggttctcaaagctcAACTGGCTATGGACTGTTTCAAGGACTTGTGAACCAGTTTGGTAGTACCCagacacagccaggcacaaatcaaCTGAGTTCTGCTCCTGCTTCAACTGTGACCCAACAGTCTGCTGAGACTGGACCATCCATTAGCCCTCCTGTTTCATTGTCCTCCAGTTTGAGTGGTTCTCAAAGCTCAACTGGCTATGGACTGTTTCAAGGACTTTCCAGCCATGATGGTGGTTTCCagacacagccaggcacaaatcaaCTGAGTTCTGCTCCTGCTTCAACTGTGACCCAGCAGGTAACTGACAGTTCTACAACAGGTGGGTCCTCTAGTTTCAGCATCCCAAGCTCtcctagtggttctcaaagccCCTCTGCCTATTGGCTTTCCCTAGGCCTTTCCAGCCCATATGGTGGTTTCCagacacagccaggcacaaatcaaCTGGGCTCTGTTCCTGCTTCAACTGTAACCCAGCAGGTAACTGACAGTGGTACAACAGGAGGCTCtcctagtggttctcaaagctcATCTGGCTATGGACTGTTTCAAGGACTTGTGAGCCAGTCTGGTAGTTCCCagacacagccaggcacaaatcaaCTGAGTTCTGTTCCTGCTTTAACTGTGACCCAACAGTCTGTTGAGAGTGGACCATCCATTAGCCCTCCTGTTTCATTGTCCTCCAGTTTGAGTGGTTCTCAAAGCCCCTCTGCCTATTGGCTTTCCCTAGGCCTTTCCAGCCCATATGGTGGTTTCCAGACACAGCAAGGCACAAATCAACTGAGTTCTGCTCCTGCTTCAACTGTGACCCAGCAGGTAACTGGCAGTGCTACAACAGGAGGCTCtcctagtggttctcaaagctcAACTGGCTATGGACTGTCACAGCAAGGCACAAATTATTTGGGCTCTGTTACTGCTTTAACTAGTAGCTCTGCTTCCAGTGCATTTCAAAGCCAAACTTTGTCTCAAGAACAGAGCCATAATGTACAGCAACTTGGGACCTTCAATCAGATGCTTCCTGCTTTTTGGTTTGGCCACCAGTCTTGTAAAAATAACGTGTTCAGTGGTTCTTCCAATATTTCCAAGCTTACCTCACATTAA